The Mustelus asterias unplaced genomic scaffold, sMusAst1.hap1.1 HAP1_SCAFFOLD_324, whole genome shotgun sequence region TTTTGATTTAACCTCCTTCCTTTGATGCTGTATCCATATCTGCATTTATAATCCACACTCATGTTTGCACTGGTTACTGTGTAGGTTACACTGTTTTTTTTGTTGTAAAGGTACGGTGAGAGTACAGTGAATTATTAtctttgagagaagaaacatCTAccaccgacagtgcagcactccctcagtactggcaccggggggagtgtcggcctggattatggaACTCAAATCCGAGAGTATATACatctacctctgacagtgcagcactccctcagtactgacagtgaGGCTCATTAAAACTTGTGGATGTTGAACCCGCAAGTCTGTCACAGGGGAGACATGGAGATCGGGTCTATCAAATTAAGTAAGAGTTGTGTCAATGCAGATAGTTTCACACAGTGGATTTATTGTAATATTCAGCGTGCAGAATGAATGTGGAAGGATGGTTATGGCTGGATTTGTTAACTGGCCTTCGCTCATTGTGATGAGGGGTCACGGACACTGTGATGTCCTCAAtgctctcactggaacactcGGGGGTCACTGTGGGGTCAGGAAGGGCCTTTCCAAACAGGGCTAGAATGTGAGGCCACGGGACCAtgctcccccagctccctctctctcagtgacagAACACTTCAGCTGCTGACTGTCCCCCTCACCGTCTCCTCCTGCCTTCCTCACCGGCCCCACCTCTCCCCCTgtgaccacactctgtgtaaacggGTGAATTCCAGCCCAGTGTTCCAGAGACACTCTGAAGAGTTGTAGAGAGAGATGAACACTCAGTCACTGCTGCTCCCCAATGTTAACTCACATGTTACAGTCACGGCAGCCTCGATTTGGGAAATGAGTCAGAAAAAGATTCTGGGACATTCTGTTTGTTGTCACTTACTTGCGATTGTGGGAGTTACCACGTTGCTGAATTCCGATTCTAACCTCCTTCCTTTGATGCTGTATCCATATCTGCATTTATAATCCACTCTGATGTTTACACCGGTTACTGTGTCGGTTACACTCTTGTCCCGTGTACTAATTCGGCTGGAGTGCCGTGGATTATTATCTTTATAAAAGGAGAAGTTTCGATAGCGATAATCTCCAGTCACGGTGCAGGTAATGGTAACCTTCTCTCCGACAATGTAGACCCCACTCTGCTGATCCAGAGACACCACTGGCGCTGTCAGGGGATCTGTGGTAGAGTAAATGTGAGGAACTATTAGAAATGGATCAGATGGGTCTGATGTACAGCAGCAGGTTCGAAGGCTGCTCCCTCAATAGCCAGTGATCTGTGTGGAAGGGAAGTGATTTGATCTGGATTTGAGATTCCAGTTAGGAAAGGTTGGGGATTTGATTCTGAAGGAACAAAGGAACTATTATACATCGGGGGAACTTTCAGGACTTCAGCACACCCCCAAAATAAAGTTCACAACCAGTGAGGTACTATTGCAATATAATCACTCTTTCAATGCATAGGCCCCAGCAGGTAaaagtacacagcaagatcccatcaaCAAAAATGAATCACATTATCTCACACGCCATAGAAGATttacccagagacaccgagaaccagCCCCGGAATTCAACAGAGCTAATCCGACTAGATTGTGGAGCTCCAGTTCCAGAGTGTTTCCacaacagtgcagtactccctcagtactgacaccgggggagtgtcggcctggattatggagctcaaatcctcgAGGATATACatctacctctgacagtgcagcactccctcagtgttgacaCCGGGgggagtgttggcctggattatggagctcaaatcaaagagtatatacatctacctccgacagtgcagcgctccctcagtactggcaccagggggagtgttggcctggattatggagctcaaatccgaGAGTATATACagctacctctgacagtgcagcactccctcagtattgacagtGAGGCTCATTAAAATTTGTGGATGTTGAACCCGCAAGTCTGTCACAGGGGCGACATGGAGATCGGGTCTATCAAATTAAGTGAGAGTTGTGTCAATGCAGATAGTTTCACACAAGTGGATTTATTGTAATATTCAGTGTGCAGAATGAATTTGGAAGGGTGGTTATGGCTGGATTTATTAACAGGCCCTCGCTCATTTTGGTGAGGGGTCACCGACACTGTGATGTCCTCAGCGCTCTCACTGGAACACTCGGGGGTCACTCTGGGGTCAGGAAGGGCCTTTCCCATCAGGGCTAAAATATGAGGCCACGGGACCAtgctcccccagctccctctccctcagtgaCAGAACACTTCAGCTGCTGactgtccccctcaccccctcctcctgtCTTCCTCACCggccccacctcaccccctgtgaccacactctgtgtaaatggGTGAATTCCTGCCCAGTGTTCCAGAGACACTCTGAAGAGTTGTAGAGAGAGATGAACACTCAGTCACTGCTGCTCCCCAATGTTAACTCACATGTTACAGTCACGGCAGCCTCGATTTGGGAAATGAGTCAAAGAAAGATTCTGAAACATTCTGTTTGTTGTCACTTACCCGCGAGTGTGGGAGTTACCACATTGCTGAATTCCGATTCTAACCTCCTTCCTTTGATGCTGTATCCATATCTGCATTTATAATCCACTCTGATGTTTATACCGGTTACTGTGTAGGTTACACTCTTGTCCCGTGTACTAATTAGTCTGGAGTGCAGTGGATTATTATCTTTATAAAAGTAGAAGGTTCGATCGCGATGATCTCCAGTCACGGTGCAGGTAATGGTAACCTTCTCTCCGACAATGTAGACCCCACTCTGCTGATCCAGAGACACCACTGGCGCTGTCAGGGGATCTGTGGTAGAGTAAATGTGAGGGACTATTAGAAATGGATCAGATGGGTCTGATGTACAGCAGCAGGTTAGAAGGCTGCTCCCTCAATAGCCAGTGAtctgtgtgggaggaaagtgaTTTGATCTGGATTTGAGATTCCAGTTAGGAAAGGTTGGGGATTTGATTCTGAAGGAACAAAGGAACTATTACACATCGGGGGAACTTTCAGGAATTCAACACATCCCCAAAATAAAGTTCACAGCCAGTGAGGTACTATTACAGTATAATCACTCTTTCAATGCATAGGCCCCAGCAGGTAaaagtacacagcaagatcccatcaaCAAAAATGAATCACATTATCTCACACGCCATAGAAGATttacccagagacaccgagaaccggCCCCAGAATTCAACAGAGCTAATCCGACTAGATTGTGGAGTTCAAGTTCCAGAGTGTGTCcacaacagtgtagcactccctcagtgttgacaCCGGGGGAAGAGTtggcctggattatggagctcaaatcctcgAGGATATACatctacctctgacagtgcagcgctccctcagtactgacaccggggggagtgttggcctggattatggagctcaaatccgaGAGTATATACagctacctctgacagtgcagcgctccctcagtactgacaccggggggagtgttggcctggattatggagctcaaatccgaGAGTATATACagctacctctgacagtgcagcactccctcagtattgacagtGAGGCTCATTAAAATTTGTGGATGTTGAACCCGCAAGTCTGTCACAGGGGAGACATGGAGATAGGGTCTATCAGATTAAGTGAGAGTTGTGTCAATGCAGATAGTTTCACACAAGTGGATTTATTGTAATATTCAGTGTGCAGAATGAATGTGGAAGGGTGGTTATGGCTGGATTTATTAACAGGCCCTCGCTCATTTTGGTGAGGGGTCACGACACTGTGATGTCCTCAGCGCTCTCACTGGAACACTCGGGGGTCACTCTGTGGTCAGGAAGGGCCTTTCCCATCAGGGCTAAAATATGAGGCCACGGGACCAtgctcccccagctccctctccctcagtgaCAGAACACTTCAGCTGCTGACTGtcccccctcactgcctcctccTGCCTTCCTCACCagccccacctcaccccctgtgaccacactctgtgtaaacggGTGAATTCCTGCCCAGTGTTCCAGAGACACTCTGAAGAGTTGTAGAGAGAGATGAACACTCAGTCACTGCTGCTCCCCAATGTTAACTCACATGTCCAGTCACGGCAGCCTCGATTTGGGAAATTAATCAAAGAAAGATTCTGGAACATTCTGTTTGTTGTCAATTACCTGCGATTGTGGGAGTTACCACGTTGCTGAATGCCGATTCTAACCTCCTTCCTTTGATGCTGTATCCATATCTGCATTTATAATCCACTCTGATGTTTAGACTGGTTACTGTGTCGGTTACACTCCTGTCCCCTGTCCTAATTAGTCTGGAGTGCAGTGGATTATTATCTTTATAAAAGTAGAAGGTTCGATCGCGATAATCTCCAGTCACGGTGCAGGTAATGGTAACCTTCTCTCCGACAATGTAGACCCCACTCTGCTGATCCAGAGACACCACTGGCGCTGTCAGGGGATCTGTGGTAGAGTAAATGTGAGGAACTATTAGAAATGGATCAGATGGGTCTGATGTACAGCAGCAGGTTCGAAGGCTGCTCCCTCAATAGCCAGTGATCTGTGTGGAAGGGAAGTGATTTGATCTGGATTTGAGATTCCAGTTAGGAATGGTTGGCGATTTGATTCTGAAGGAACAAAGGAACTATTATACATCGGGGGAACTTTCAGGACTTCAGCACACCCCCAAAATAAAGTTCACAGCCAGTGAGGTACTATTGCAATATAATCACTCTTTCAATGCATAGGCCCCAGCAGGTAaaagtacacagcaagatcccatcaaCAAAAATGAATCACATTATCTCACACGCCATAGAAGATttacccagagacaccgagaaccagCCCCGGAATTCAACAGAGCTAATCCGACTAGATTGTGGAGCTCCAGTTCCAGAGTGTTtccacaacagtgcagcactccctcagtactgacaccgggggagtgtcggcctggattatggagctcaaatcctcgAGGATATACatctacctctgacagtgcagcactccctcagtgttgacaCCGGGgggagtgttggcctggattatggagctcaaatccgaGAGTATATACagctacctctgacagtgcagcactccctcagtattgacagtGAGGCTCATTAAAATTTGTGGATGTTGAACCCGCAAGTCTGTCACAGGGGCGACATGGAGATCGGGTCTATCAAATTAAGTGAGAGTTGTGTCAATGCAGATAGTTTCACACAAGTGGATTTATTGTAATATTCAGTGCGCAGAATGAATTTGGAAGGGTGGTTATGGCTGGATTTATTAACAGGCCCTCGCTCATTTTGGTGAGGGGTCACCGACACTGTGATGTCCTCAGCGCTCTCACTGGAACACTCGGGGGTCACTCTGGGGTCAGGAAGGGCCTTTCCCATCAGGGCTAAAATATGAGGCCACGGGACCAtgctcccccagctccctctccctcagtgaCAGAACACTTCAGCTGCTGACTgtccccctcatcccctcctcctGCCTTCCTCACCggccccacctcaccccctgtgaccacactctgtgtaaacggGTGAATTCCTGCCCAGTGTTCCAGAGACACTCTGAAGAGTTGTAGAGAGAGATGAACACTCAGTCACTGCTGCTCCCCAATGTTAACTCACATGTTACAGTCACGGCAGCCTCGATTTGGGAAATGAGTCAAAGAAAGATTCTGGAACATTCTGTTTGTTGTCACTTACCCGCGAGTGTGGGAGTTACCACGTTGCTGAATTCCGATTCCAACCTCCTTCCTTTGATGCTGTATCCATATCTGCATTTATAATCCACTCTGATGTTTACACCGGTTACTGTGTAGGTTACACTCTTGTCCCGTGTACTAATTGGGCTGGAGTGCAGTGGATTATTATCTTTATAAAAGTAGAAGTTTCGATCGCGATAATCTCCAGTCACGGTGCAGGTAATGGTAACCTTCTCTCCGACAATGTAGACCCCACTCTGCTGATCCAGAGACACCACTGGCGCTGTCAGGGGATCTGTGGTAGAGTAAATGTGAGGAACTATTAGAAATGGATCAGATGGGTCTGATGTACAGCAGCAGGTTAGAAGGCTGCTCCCTCAATAGCCAGTGATCTGTGTGGAAGGGAAGTGATTTGATCTGGATTTGAGATTCCAGTTAGGAAAGGTTGGGGATTTGATTCTGAAGGAACAAAGGAACTATTACACATCGGGGGAACTTTCAGGACTTCAGCAAATCCCCAAAATAAAGTTCACAGCCAGTGAGGTACTATTGCAATATAATCACTCTTACAATGCGTAGGCCCCAGCAGGTAaaagtacacagcaagatcccatcaaCAAAAATGAATCACACGCCATGGAAGATttacccagagacaccgagaatcAGCCCCGGAATTCAAAAGAGCTAATCCGACTAGTTTGTGGAGTTCCAGTTCCAGAGTGTGTCCACAACAGTGCagatctccctcagcactgacaccgggggagtgtcggcctggattatggagctcaaatcctagagtatatacatctacctccgacagtgcagcactccctcagtactggcaccgagGGACTGTCGGCGTGGATGATGGAGCTCAAATCCTCAAGGATATACatctacctctgacagtgcagcactccctcagtactggcaccggggcGAGTGTCGGCCTTGATTATGGAACTCAAATCCTAGAGCATATAcatctacccccgacagtgcagcactccctcagtactgacagtgaGGCTCATTAAAATTTGTGGATGTTGAACCCGCAAGTCTGTCACCGGGAGACATGGAGTTCGGGTCTCTCAAATTAAGTGAGAGTTGTGTCAATGCAGATAGTTTCACACAAGTGGATTTATTGTAATATTCAGTGTGCAGAATGAATGTGGAAGGGTGGTTATGGCTGGATTTATTAACAGTCCCTCGCTCATTGTGATGAGGGGTCATGGACACTGTGATGTCCTCGAtgctctcactggaacactcGGGGGTCACTCTGGGGTCAGGAAGGGCCTTTTCCATCAGGGCTAGAATGTGAGGCCACGGTACCAtgctcccccagctccctctccctcagtgaCAGAACACTTCAGCTGCTGactgtccccctcaccccctcctcctgccTTCCTCACCggccccacctcaccccctgtGACCACACTCTGTGAAAACGGGTGAATTCCTGCCCAGTGTTCCAGAGACACTCTGAAGAGTTGTAGAGAGAGATGAACACTCAGTCACTGCTGCTCCCCAATGTTAACTCACATGTACAGTCACGGCAGCCTAGATTTGGGAAATGAGTCAAAGAAAGATTCTGGAACATTCTGTTTGTTGTCACTTACCCGCGAGTGTGGGAGTTACCACGTTGCTGAATTTCGAttccaaccaccttcctttgatgCTGTATCCATATCTGCATTTATAATCCCCTCTGATGTTTACACCGGTTACTGTGTAGGTTCCGCTCTTGTCCCGTGTACTAATTGGGCTGGAGTGCAGTGGATTATTATCTTTATAAAAGTAGAAGGTTCGATCGCGATAATCTCCAGTCACGGTGCAGGTAATGGTAACCTTCTCTCCGACAATGTAGACCCCACTCTGCTGATCCAGAGACACCACTGGCGCTGTCAGGGGATCTGTGGTAGAGTAAATGTGAGGAACTATTAGAAATGGATCAGATGGGTCTGATGTACAGCAGCAGGTTAGAAGGCTGCTCCCTGAATAGACAGTGATCTGTGTGGAAGGAACGTGATTTGATCTGGATTTGAGATTGCAGTTGGGAAAGTTTGGGGATTTGATTCTGAAGGAACAAATGAACTATTACACATCGGGGGAACTTTCAGGACTTCAACACATCCCCAAAAAttaactttacaaccaatgagatACTATTACAACATAATCACTCTTTCAATGCAAAGACCCGAGGAGAACaaatgtacacagcaagatcccatcacAAAAATGAGTCATTGAGCTGATAATGTGTTATCTCACACCCTGTGTGATGATTACGGGCTGCATATTTACCCAGAGGCACCGAGAACCAGCCCTGGAATTCAACAGAGATTGTCTGACTGGACTGTGGAGTTCCACTTCtaaagtgtgtcagtgtgtctctgacagtgcagcgttccctcagtactggcaccggaGTTCATTTAAACTTGTGGATGGTGAATCCACAACTTCTGTCAcaggagagacagggagataggGTCGATCAAATTgagtgagggttgtgtcaatgcAGATAGTTTCACACAGTGTATTTATTGTAATATTCAGTGTGCAGAATGAATGTGGAAGGGTGGTTATGGCTGGATTTATTAACAGGCCCTCGCTCATTGCGATGAGGATCACCGACAATATATTATCCTCAATGCTCGCACTGGAACACTCGGGGGTCACTGTGGGGTCAGGAAGGTTCTTTCCCATCAGGGCTAGAATGTGAGGCCACGGGACCAtgctcccccagctccctctccctcagtgaCAAAACACTTCAGCTGCTGactgtccccctcaccccctcctcctgccTTCCTCACCagccccacctcaccccctgtGACCACACTCTGTATAAACGGGTGAATTCCTGCCCAGTGTTCCAGAGACACTCTGAAGAGTTGTAGAGAGAGATGAACACTCAGTCACTGCTGCTCCCCAATGTTAACTCACATGTTACAGTCACGGCAGCCTCGATTTGGGAAATGAGTCAGAGAAAGATTCTGGAACATTCTGTTTGTTGTCACTTACCCGCGAATGTGGGAGTTACCACGTTGCTGAATTCCGAttccaaccaccttcctttgatgCTGTATCCATATCTGCATTTATAATCCCCTCTGATGTTTACACCGGTTGCTGTGTAGGTTACACTCTTGTCCCGTGTACTAATTGGGCTGGAGTGCAGTGGATTATTATCTTTATAAAAGTAGAAGTTTCGATAGTGATAATCTCCAGTCACGGTGCAGGtaatggtgaccttctctccgaCAATGTAGACCCCACTCTGCTGATCCAGAGACACCACTGGCGCTGTCAGGGGATCTGTGGTAGAGTAAATGTGAGGAACTATTAGAAATGGATCAGATGGGTCTGATGTACAGCAGCAGGTTCGAAGGCTGCTCCCTCAATAGCCAGTGATCTGTGTGGAAGGGAAGTGATTTGATCTGGATTTGAGATTCCAGTTAGGAAAGGTTGGGGATTTGATTCTGAAGGAACAAAGGAACTATTACACATCGGGGGAACTTTCAGGACTTCAGCACATCCCCAAAATAAAGTTCACAGCCAGTGAGGTACTATTGCAATATAATCACTCTTTCAATGCATAGGCCCCAGCAGGTAaaagtacacagcaagatcccatcaaCAAAAATGAATCACATTATCTCACACGCCATAGAAGATttacccagagacaccgagaaccaaCCCCGGAATTCAACAGAGCTAATCCAACTAGATTGTGGAGCTCCAGTTCCAGAGTGTTtccacaacagtgcagcactccctcagtactgacaccgggggagtgtcggcctggatgATGGAGCTCAAATCCTCGAGGATATACatctacctctgacagtgcagcactccctcagtactgacaccggGGGGTGTGacggcctggattatggagctcaaatcctagagtaCATACAcctacccccgacagtgcagcactccctcagtactggcaccggggggtgtGACGGCCTCGATTATGAAGCTCAGAGCAGTGGAGTCGGAGTTGATATCCGAATCTGCTGATGTGGGAAAGAATGTTACAATTCCAAGTTAGGAGAGTTCAGGTGGAGATAATCCAACCCAACTTGAGTGATTGGCTGCACCAGTTGGAGAGTGAAAGACaagaggagggtggggtgggtggggtgggtgtgggggtgggggggtgccggggggctgggggggtgggggggggctgtgggtgggaggggtgggggggggtggggggggggtggggggtgatgtaATATGAACCACCCCCTGGGGGCTGTAGGAAAGGATTTGGATATTCTGTGACATATAACCTCAATGGTTGGTGTAGGTCCCTTGAGGACAATATTACGTCATCAAAAACCTCGACCCAAGTGCCTTCAGTAGAGAATGCTGATTAGCTCCCCCAGTGAGAGAATACACCAGCTGCTCAGTGACTCCgcacaccctcctcctcctgctttaCCAccgccaccacccacccacccccccccccccccccccgccctgccccccacctccaccccagtcTGGTTACCATGAGGTTCAATAACCCCAGTCAATGCACAGTGGTTGAATTCATGACCCATTCTGTCATCAATCATTGAGCAATGAAATGGACTCTCACTCGGATCTGCTGCTCTCTCCTAGCACTGGCCGTTCAGTTTTGTGGTGGGGAATTGAAGATGAATTTATAAACACGCCCAGCCCATTGAATCAACATATTTAACAATCTCTGCTCCCTGTGACTTACCTGCTGtagtcactgtcacactctcgctCATTGGGGATATGAGCTGCCTATTCCTGATGGAAATCTCATATTGACATTGGTATGGCCCCTCACTGCTTCTACCAGTGTTCCGGAATGTTCCAATGTTGTCCTTTGTGTCGATTCCACTGGAGGTCAGACGTTGGACACCTTTGTAAAAATGGAAGGTTTTATCTCGATTATCTCCAAAGGCGGTGCAGGTAATGGTGACCGTCTCTCCCACAACATACACCCCGGTGGGTTCACTCAGGGATATCCGTGGCTTTCTTAGCTGCTCTGTGGGAAAACAAACGGACAGAACAGTTAGAGATGGATCGGAGGGATCTCATGTCCAGCCATTGTTAATACAAACACCATCCATTGATCTGTGTGGAGGGACAGCGCTCACATCCTGAActgaggttccacacacacacagttgggAATTGATTCCAAATGAATGAACATTTGGAAGATGATTTCAGAAACTGGTAACACCCCAAAACAGCCCAGTGAGAGAATCATTTATCTTCAGCCTGTGTTCCGAAGTTGAGTGGAATGTTAGAATTAGTGTTGTAAAATTAGAAAAAAATTGTGAAATCAACATATTGGCTCATTCCAGACGTGAGTGTCTCTGACAAGCCTGACAATTATTGTCCATCTCTCATTGCCCTTTGTGAATCTGGTGGTGATCCTCTCTGATGTGAGGCTGCCCATGGAGTGTTGTTAAACGGAAAGCCAATGGAAGCCCCGTTTGGACCAAGAGATGATTGAAGAAGCACCGACATATTTGGTGTTTGGGTTTGTGTGAGACCCAGAGGGAACCCGTGTGTTGATGGTCTTCCTCTGCATCTGTTGTTATTGCCATCTGAATGACATACATGTTCTCTAAACACTTCATGGTCCTTGTCTCCTCTCGACCAGGGTGTGATCCTCTTGATCATGAACCCTCTGATATCTCTATACTTGGATAATTGCTGCCTCGGGAACTCTCCCCCACTTTCCATCGCTCCACAATTGGCTCATTTAGCTGCCGGGGGcctgagctctggaatcccctcccgaaacctctccgcctgtctctctctctccccccctcaatgATGCCCCTAAAtactgccccccttcccctccacacagATTTGGGTTGTCCACACTAACATCTCCACTCAGTGTTCAATGGATTGTGTATCCCTTTGACACAGCGAGTAAGGAGTTCGCACATTACAGGTGCTTTATCAATGAAATGATGTTTCTGTGAGGATGGGACTAGTGTCGGGTGGACAACTGTGACTGTTTttcagggacagagagggagatccTTTCTCTTGGCCGGGATGGggcaggaggtgacagagatacagATAGCCATTGAAGGTTTTGGACAGCTGGAGGATAGGGTAGGTGGGACAGGACAGATGTTTCTGAGATTGGACCCCAGCTGGAGTGATGCATTAGAATGATTCCAGGGTCCAATGGGGTGAATTCTGACAACAGTCTGCATGGACAGCGCTGAGTGTGGAAGAGAAACGGGTGaaatggaattgtttgagggaaaTTAATTACTTGATGCAGCATTCTGGGAGACTCTGTGTTCTTTCATCTCACCCTGGAGAAACAGTCAGCAAAATCTCAGAATTAGaaatcaccttttcaagggcgaTGCTGGCAAGAAATTCCTCACACGAGGATCAGTCTAGATCACCTCAAACATTCCTCAAATCACAGCTGAGGTTCGGTCAGTTGTAAATTGCAGACTCGGGGGTGAAAGGTTTTTGTTATTTTATATTGTTGGAGGAAAGGTCATCAGGGTGTGTGAAATTAGAGAAGATTTAGATCTCTCACACTCCAACTGGACAGCAGAACAGACACAAGGACGTCCAATGGCAACTTTGGATATCCTATGAAACATTCGGAATTGGAACTGCAAATTTGGAATGAATGTTCCCATTCAATAGAACATTGGCTGTGGCCACTGGGGATTCTGGATCGTTCCCGAGTTATCTTCCCCAGAGTGTGTTAATGGATGGAGCGCCAACAACAAGAATAAGTCTTTTCCCATGGCATTAACAATCTAGGCCCACGGCACCAGCGTCAATGTTACAACACGATGGGTTACAACAATCAAACCCATCACcatatgaaaaaaaaaattggtttaACACGATCGGAATTAATAATTCAATGTCATGATATTAGAGAGAAATGTGGACACTTTGAGAGAATCTCCTCTGAACAGGAAAAGCCGTTGAAACTGGAGAATATGAATGAGTGAAATGAAAACCACGACCTTTCCCAGAATTCCAGAATCACAGGTTGTTACAATATCCCCCAAAGCGGGCCTTTCCTCACAGTGAACTCCCATTTCCAATCGTTTGAGGCTCTTTGTAATtaaacccactccccctcactttccCAATATCCAATCTTTTCTCCAGGCAGGTAATTAGTTAccaactatcatagaatcatactgagctgaggaggcccatcggcccatcgagtctgcaccagcacgcGAGaaccacctgacctcccacctaatcccatttaccagcacttgtcccatcgccctgaat contains the following coding sequences:
- the LOC144486372 gene encoding Fc receptor-like protein 5 — translated: METGALLLLFAAFAVQGRFSQWDLPKPQISLDRPTGVYLETENVTLTCTVETHCSDKTFYIYKDHQDPNIHLDSTRDNSARFSFAALNQGGRYQCYYWCQSDQSPSPWSESVTVTIAGDMPKPQISLDQPTGVYLETENVILTCNVETHCSGKTFSIYKNDQPSNLPPVSTRDNSARFSFTALNQRGRYQCVYRCQSDQSSSPLSESVRVTIAEQLRKPRISLSEPTGVYVVGETVTITCTAFGDNRDKTFHFYKGVQRLTSSGIDTKDNIGTFRNTGRSSEGPYQCQYEISIRNRQLISPMSESVTVTTADPLTAPVVSLDQQSGVYIVGEKVTITCTVTGDYHYRNFYFYKDNNPLHSSPISTRDKSVTYTATGVNIRGDYKCRYGYSIKGRWLESEFSNVVTPTFADPLTAPVVSLDQQSGVYIVGEKVTITCTVTGDYRDRTFYFYKDNNPLHSSPISTRDKSGTYTVTGVNIRGDYKCRYGYSIKGRWLESKFSNVVTPTLADPLTAPVVSLDQQSGVYIVGEKVTITCTVTGDYRDRNFYFYKDNNPLHSSPISTRDKSVTYTVTGVNIRVDYKCRYGYSIKGRRLESEFSNVVTPTLADPLTAPVVSLDQQSGVYIVGEKVTITCTVTGDYRDRTFYFYKDNNPLHSRLIRTGDRSVTDTVTSLNIRVDYKCRYGYSIKGRRLESAFSNVVTPTIADPLTAPVVSLDQQSGVYIVGEKVTITCTVTGDHRDRTFYFYKDNNPLHSRLISTRDKSVTYTVTGINIRVDYKCRYGYSIKGRRLESEFSNVVTPTLADPLTAPVVSLDQQSGVYIVGEKVTITCTVTGDYRYRNFSFYKDNNPRHSSRISTRDKSVTDTVTGVNIRVDYKCRYGYSIKGRRLESEFSNVVTPTIAILNKPHFWVDSDAAAQGGDVTFNCSSPRDNPAIAFYLYRQGEMELVSVKSPAADTHSVTFTVKNIDHSGIENYACRYEADVNGRNLTSGDSDPVNITVRENSSVASLVAGIGSAVGLILILALLGLCLWRKGKRGGSSEPRDTVPSVDCSSETLTYAVLNLQTKEKRDKGQRRRDIAQVEENTLYAEVKL